From a region of the Primulina eburnea isolate SZY01 chromosome 7, ASM2296580v1, whole genome shotgun sequence genome:
- the LOC140836082 gene encoding high-affinity nitrate transporter 3.1-like: MENPIFLLASILFSCWVATCYGVTFSSLQSQKTLVVTTSPQTAGQVLKAGQDSITVTWSLNTTVPSGTDSDYKTVVVKICYAPVSQKDRGWRKTVDDLKKDKTCLRDIVSQPYKPSGNTFTWKVERDVPTATYFVRAYAENSAQLKVAFGQSTDSNKNTNLFQIQAISGRHVSLDISAICFSVFSILSLFGFFFMEKRKSKASEQKS, encoded by the exons ATGGAGAATCCTATTTTTCTTTTGGCATCGATTCTGTTTTCTTGCTGGGTAGCTACTTGCTATGGTGTCACCTTCTCTTCTCTCCAGAGCCAGAAGACTCTCGTAGTCACCACGTCACCGCAAACGGCCGGACAAG TTCTTAAAGCCGGGCAAGATTCGATCACCGTGACATGGTCACTCAACACTACCGTCCCATCAGGCACCGATTCAGACTACAAGACGGTGGTCGTCAAGATCTGCTACGCTCCGGTGAGCCAAAAGGATCGCGGGTGGAGGAAGACGGTTGACGATTTGAAGAAAGACAAGACCTGCCTACGCGATATTGTATCCCAACCGTATAAGCCTTCCGGCAATACCTTCACATGGAAAGTGGAGAGAGATGTCCCCACCGCGACGTACTTCGTTCGCGCATACGCCGAAAACTCCGCGCAGTTGAAGGTGGCATTCGGGCAGAGCACGGATTCCAACAAGAACACGAACTTGTTCCAGATCCAGGCGATAAGCGGGCGACATGTGTCGCTCGATATATCTGCGATCTGCTTCTCTGTTTTCTCGATTCTGTCGTTGTTCGGGTTCTTTTTCATGGAGAAGAGAAAGTCGAAGGCATCCGAACAAAAGTCATGA